AAGTCCGGAGGGGCGGGCCTGGAGATTCGTTACGGCATTCACGCTACTCCGTTTGGGCTGTGTTTGCTGGCCAAGACCGCACGGGGCATCTGCAATCTGCACTTTTTAGAGACACCAGATCAGGCGACGGCGGAGCATCTATTGCAGGCGGAGTGGCCTAAGGCAACCTTGGTAGACGACCAGCCTGGAACGGCGGAAGAGTGTCATCGTATCTTCACCCCAGACCCCAATCACCCCTTGGCGCTGGCAGTCAAAGGCACCAACTTTCAGATTCAGGTGTGGCGGGCGCTTTTGCAGATTCCTCCGGGTGGGCTAACGACATACCAGGGCTTAGCAGAGGCGATCGGCCGGCCTACAGCGGCGCGAGCAGTGGGCAATGCCATTGGACAGAACCCGGTAGGGTATCTCATTCCCTGTCACCGGGTAATTCGAGCCTCGGGTGAGTGGGGTGGCTACCGCTGGGGGCCAGCGCGCAAGACGCTGCTGTTAGGCTGGGAAGCGGGACAGACCCAAGCCCTCCCCCAGGAGGTGTAATGCGAAAAATCGATATTGCCGAGCTTTTGCTGCTGGCGGCACTGTGGGGCGGCTCGTTTCTGTTTATGCGGGTGGCGGCTCCGGTACTGGGTCCCCTATGGCTAATTGAGATTCGCGTGGTGCTAGCTGGTTGTGCTCTGCTGCCGATGGTCGCACACCTCAATCTGTGGTCAGAACTGCGCCAACACTGGCGAGCCCTTCTAGTGGTAGGCAGTATTAATTCTGCGATCCCCTTTGTGCTGCTGGCCTTTGCTTCCCTGTCGCTACCGGCTGGGTTGACCTCTATTTTGAATAGCACAGCGCCGTTGTTTGGCACGGTTGTGGCCGCGGTCTGGCTCCAAGAAACCCTTACCCTCACCCGGTGGATTGGCTTTGGGCTGGGCTTTGTGGGTGTCGTGATTTTGGTAGGTTGGCAACCGATTATGGCGACACCAGGGTTTGGATGGGCGGTGGCGGCAGGGCTAGTTGCTGCTTTTATGTATGCGATCGCAGCTCCCTACATTCGGCAAAATTTGGCTGGAGTCTCGCCCTGGACCATCACCGCTGGTAGTCTATGGGGGGCTGCCCTGACTTTGCTACCGGCCCTACCCTTCACCGTGCCGCACCAAATGCCTACGCCCACCGTTGTCGCTGCAGTGGTGGCTCTGGCGCTGCTCTCTACAGCCTGCGCCTACCTACTCTACTTTCGGCTGATTCAAAACGTCGGCCCGACCAAGGCACTGACGGTAGGGTATCTAATTCCCATGTTTGCCGTGCTTTGGGGTGCTGTGCTGCTGGCAGAGCCCGTCACCTGGTCGATGGCAGTAGGAGGCAGCTTGATTTTGCTGGGCACCGCGATCGCCAACGACCTATTCAACCCCAGACAAAAAAGAGCCCAGACTCCTTCAAGAGAAGTCTAGGCTTGGGGTTCTAGGCTAAGTTTTCCAACATGGTGGCCTACTCCGCCGAGCCAGATTCTCCTGCATCGGGGACAGTGGCTACGGGCTCAACGATACCTGCGGCCTCGGCTTCGGCAGCTTTTTTGCGGTCTTCGCGCTTTTTGCGATCGGCGGCCAGCATGTCTTTCATTACTTCCTGGGCCTGGGCAAATTTCTCCATGTTGCTGCGGTAGAGTTCGACATCTTTTAGCAGCTTATCGTTGGAGATATTGAGCTTGCCCGCCAGGTCTTTGAATAGGGCCTCGACAACTGCTTTATCTTTGAGGTCTTCGGCAGGGGTCACAGCTTCTACCAGAGTGTAGAGCCCGATGCCAAAGGGGCGGCTGTACTTGAATTTTTCTCGGTTGGCGACCGAGGCCAGCGTGCCGCGCAGGCCATCGCCGCCGTCGCCGAGATGCTCAAACTGCCCCTTCAGATCGTCTAAGGACATGCCGTTGACGGAAGACCTTACGGCCTCAGCATCACCGCGATAGTGCTCGGGGGTGCTGTTGATGGAACGGCACAGGGCGTTGAAAATGGTAGTTTTGTCGCTCTCGGGCTCGTAACCGACCATGAAGCGATCGAAGGTGGTAACAATGCCCAGGGCGTAGATGGGGTCGTAGGCAAAGTCGACATTGACGGAGAGCAGGTGCATCTCTACCATCAGCTCGTCTACCACGCGCCGGTAGATGGAGTTGATGGGGCGAGTGTGGTGGGTGTAAAAGTCGCGCTTGGCGTCAGATACCGTGCGTACGGGTGCGTTGTTCACAGCCTAGGGTTCAAAATATTACAGTTCTTATATTCTATTGTCTCGCGGGACTGTGCCTTTGCCAACCTACCCAGTCAAAGCTGGGGATCAACGGCCTTTGAGCTTTTTGCGAACTTTGGCGGTAGTGCGTTGCAGCCAAAGGCGGGCCAAGCGAGGTTTGGTGAGGTCGGGAATATTCCCAGGATGCTTGGCCCGATAGTCGAAGAAGTGGTTGATTTCAGCCAGAATGACCTCTAGCCGGGGCAGCAGAGCTGGGGCACGGTAGGGTTCTAAATCTGTGGTGGACATCGCTAGGGGAGTAGGCGTTTGCAGGGCGGTGAGGATGCGATCGCAGTCATACCCCGTCGAATGCACCCCAATCTTGTAGCAGTTAAACCCCGGATCTAAGTAATCGGCCAGCGCTCCGTTGACGCTAGTGAACACCTGACAACCACAGGCCATCGCC
This sequence is a window from Leptolyngbya subtilissima AS-A7. Protein-coding genes within it:
- a CDS encoding methylated-DNA--[protein]-cysteine S-methyltransferase, translating into MAAKPMNPVVKSATYDDETYRQIADAIAFLRQHYLDQPDLAAVARHVHLSEYHFQRLFTRWAGISPKRFLQNLTVDYAKAKIAETKSLLDLTGDVGLSSPSRLHDLFVSLEAVSPGEFKSGGAGLEIRYGIHATPFGLCLLAKTARGICNLHFLETPDQATAEHLLQAEWPKATLVDDQPGTAEECHRIFTPDPNHPLALAVKGTNFQIQVWRALLQIPPGGLTTYQGLAEAIGRPTAARAVGNAIGQNPVGYLIPCHRVIRASGEWGGYRWGPARKTLLLGWEAGQTQALPQEV
- a CDS encoding DMT family transporter; translation: MRKIDIAELLLLAALWGGSFLFMRVAAPVLGPLWLIEIRVVLAGCALLPMVAHLNLWSELRQHWRALLVVGSINSAIPFVLLAFASLSLPAGLTSILNSTAPLFGTVVAAVWLQETLTLTRWIGFGLGFVGVVILVGWQPIMATPGFGWAVAAGLVAAFMYAIAAPYIRQNLAGVSPWTITAGSLWGAALTLLPALPFTVPHQMPTPTVVAAVVALALLSTACAYLLYFRLIQNVGPTKALTVGYLIPMFAVLWGAVLLAEPVTWSMAVGGSLILLGTAIANDLFNPRQKRAQTPSREV
- the psb29 gene encoding photosystem II biogenesis protein Psp29, with the protein product MNNAPVRTVSDAKRDFYTHHTRPINSIYRRVVDELMVEMHLLSVNVDFAYDPIYALGIVTTFDRFMVGYEPESDKTTIFNALCRSINSTPEHYRGDAEAVRSSVNGMSLDDLKGQFEHLGDGGDGLRGTLASVANREKFKYSRPFGIGLYTLVEAVTPAEDLKDKAVVEALFKDLAGKLNISNDKLLKDVELYRSNMEKFAQAQEVMKDMLAADRKKREDRKKAAEAEAAGIVEPVATVPDAGESGSAE